A region of Polyangiaceae bacterium DNA encodes the following proteins:
- a CDS encoding Uma2 family endonuclease, with protein sequence MVQPAARSARFEDLVALGDDVRAEIVDGQVVTSPAPLPRHSRAQRALGRFIGGPFDDDDGRGGPGGWWIFVEVDVELAAHDVVRPDLAGWRRERLPQPGRARPIRVVPDWICEVASASTAAHDRVTKRALYARHGVRHYWLVDPEARTLEALELAGDRWVELGAWDESARVRVAPFQDVELEIGRLFLPRDADPEPSDS encoded by the coding sequence GTGGTGCAGCCCGCCGCGCGCTCGGCTCGCTTCGAGGATCTCGTGGCCCTCGGCGACGACGTGCGCGCGGAAATCGTGGACGGGCAGGTGGTGACATCGCCGGCTCCCCTGCCGCGGCATTCGCGTGCTCAGCGGGCGTTGGGCCGCTTCATCGGCGGCCCCTTCGACGACGATGACGGCCGTGGCGGACCGGGCGGCTGGTGGATCTTCGTCGAGGTCGACGTGGAGCTCGCCGCGCACGACGTGGTTCGACCGGACCTGGCCGGCTGGCGGCGCGAGCGGCTGCCCCAACCGGGCCGCGCCCGGCCGATTCGCGTGGTGCCGGATTGGATCTGCGAGGTCGCCTCCGCGAGCACAGCTGCTCACGATCGCGTGACCAAGCGCGCCCTCTACGCCCGGCACGGAGTCAGGCACTATTGGCTGGTCGATCCCGAGGCACGGACGCTCGAGGCCCTCGAGCTCGCGGGCGACCGCTGGGTCGAGCTGGGCGCCTGGGACGAGTCGGCGCGCGTGCGTGTCGCGCCGTTTCAGGATGTCGAGCTCGAGATCGGTCGGCTGTTCCTACCCCGAGACGCCGACCCCGAACCGAGCGACAGCTGA